The DNA segment GAAAACTGTCCACAGGCTAAATTGACGCCGAATCCGCAGAATTCTGCGCCCCAAATGCTCGGTGTTGCACAGCTGCAACGAAGATGGGATTTTTGAGCCAAGCTTACGCGAACTGCGATCGAGCGTTGTCATCGCAGGGTGGGGCGAAATTGCGCTCGATTCGTGATGCCAAGCCCGCCCCGAGTCGCTGCGTTCAAAGAAAAGCCGCCGTCACCCGAATTGGTTGAAAGAGCGGCCTCAGGCCAAGTTTATTTCGCGAAGGCGCTGCATCAAGAAATCGTGAGAGCTAATCGCCTCAGGGACGTTGTCTGCTCCCTCTTCGATACAGCTTTCCAACGGTTCGATCACATAATCGGGTCGGAAATGCAGGAAAAATGGCATCGAATAGCGCGACCGATGCGCACCTGCGCCGCGGGGATTGACCACGCGATGAGTCGTCGAACGCAAGGTCCCGTTCGTCAACCGCTCCAACATATCGCCAACATTGATGACCAACGCGCCTTCGGGCACGTCCACCGCGTGCCATTCACCCGCTTTGGTCAACAATTCCAATCCGGCTTCTTCGGCGCCCAACAGCAAAGTGATCGCGTTAATGTCACCATGCGCCGCTGCACGGATTGCGCCTTCGGGAGCATCGGGGCCCAATGGTGGGTAATGGAGCAGTCGCATAACCGAATTGCCATCTTCGACCGTGGGAGCGAAGAAAGCCTGCTCCAGCCCCAAATGCAAAGCGATCGCCTCTAAGACACGCAATCCAGCTGCATCGAATGCGGCGTACAGTTCACTAAAAGTGGGTTCAAATGCGTCGATTTCGGCCGGCCACATATTGGGGCCCATATATTCGCTCAAAGCGTGATTTTCCGGGAGTGAACGCCCCACATGCCAAAACTCTTTGAGGTCAAAGACATCTGCATCTTTGGCCTTTTCCGTTCCGAAAGGCGTGTATCCACGGGCGCCGCCAATGCCCGGCTTATGATAGGCGCGCTTCACATCGTCAGGCAAATCGAAGAATTGCTTTGAACTCGCCTCAGCGCGGTCGATCAGATCCTGCGCAATGCCATGGTCTCGCACAACGGCAAAACCATATTCGGCAAAGCTGCGACCCAATTCATCGGCGATCTCGTTAAGCGGGCTGGCCAACGATACAGAGGCAATGTTCACATCAGTCATAGAAACACCATAATATGGCGCGCGCGGGCACGCTAGCCCAATCGACGCACGCCCTATTGCGTTAGAACGGTAGGAAAATACTCGCCAAGGCCGCGCTCATCAAATTGGCGAGACTGCCAGCGGCAAGCGCTTTCAGTCCAAGCCGGGCGATAACGGGGCGCTGATTCGGGGCAAGCCCTCCGGTCACTGCCATTTGAATGGCAATCGAGGAGAAGTTGGCAAACCCGCACAAAGCAAAGGTGACGATCGCACGGCTTCGCTGGGTCAATTCACCCGCTGTCATCGCGCCCAAATCGATAAAGGCGACAAATTCATTGAGGACAATTTTGGTCCCAAAGAGCCCACCGGCAATTTGAGCCTGTTCCCAATCGGAAATGCCAATGAGGAACATGACCGGCGCAAATAGATAGCCTAGCAATTGTTGAAAGCTGACATTGCTCAACCATGCGGCGGTTTCCGCACCAAAAGGCATCCCAATCGCAGCGGCACCCGCGACCATTCCCGATCCCAGACCGGCGAGCAATCCATTGGCCAATGCCACCAGCGCGACAAAAACCATGACCATCGCACCAACGGCCACCGCGAGCTTTACCCCGGTTTGCGTACCCTGAGCGGCGGCTTCAATGATATTTGCGGGGCGTTGCCCTTCTTCAAAAGTTTCGGCCATTTCGACCTCTTCGGCCTTACCACCCTCGACCAATGAGCCTGGGCCTACCGCGCTGATCCGCGCTTGCGGCAATTCGACATCTGGTCCTTCGACACCTTGTGCTTCGGCCCCATCAGGCATAATGATTTTCGCCATCAAAATACCGCCGGGTGCCGACATAAACGCGGCCGCCAACAGAAATGGAACGGCGTCCGAACCGATGAAACTTGCGTAAGC comes from the Erythrobacter sp. Alg231-14 genome and includes:
- a CDS encoding 2-oxoglutarate and iron-dependent oxygenase domain-containing protein — its product is MTDVNIASVSLASPLNEIADELGRSFAEYGFAVVRDHGIAQDLIDRAEASSKQFFDLPDDVKRAYHKPGIGGARGYTPFGTEKAKDADVFDLKEFWHVGRSLPENHALSEYMGPNMWPAEIDAFEPTFSELYAAFDAAGLRVLEAIALHLGLEQAFFAPTVEDGNSVMRLLHYPPLGPDAPEGAIRAAAHGDINAITLLLGAEEAGLELLTKAGEWHAVDVPEGALVINVGDMLERLTNGTLRSTTHRVVNPRGAGAHRSRYSMPFFLHFRPDYVIEPLESCIEEGADNVPEAISSHDFLMQRLREINLA
- a CDS encoding NupC/NupG family nucleoside CNT transporter; translation: MSEIITSILFSLLGIAAILGIAFLLSSGKSHINLRVVGAAFGLQAFMALLVLRTDFGVGMIGFLSDGVIALLDFSKVGITSVFGPMESNPFANTFVIAALPVIVFFAAIVSILYHLGIMQRLVRWVGGAIGWITGISKVEALGSAANIFVGQSESPLVVRPYLAALPPAQLFTLMTVGMAGVAGTILAAYASFIGSDAVPFLLAAAFMSAPGGILMAKIIMPDGAEAQGVEGPDVELPQARISAVGPGSLVEGGKAEEVEMAETFEEGQRPANIIEAAAQGTQTGVKLAVAVGAMVMVFVALVALANGLLAGLGSGMVAGAAAIGMPFGAETAAWLSNVSFQQLLGYLFAPVMFLIGISDWEQAQIAGGLFGTKIVLNEFVAFIDLGAMTAGELTQRSRAIVTFALCGFANFSSIAIQMAVTGGLAPNQRPVIARLGLKALAAGSLANLMSAALASIFLPF